From Pseudomonas hefeiensis, one genomic window encodes:
- a CDS encoding ATP phosphoribosyltransferase regulatory subunit, with protein MATVDRWLLPDGIEEVLPPEATRIEVARRQVLDLFQSWGYEFVVTPHIEYLESLLTGAGQDLDLRTFKVIDPQSGRQMGFRADITPQVARIDAHTLRREGPSRLCYAGSVLHAQPRALSSSRSPIQLGAELYGDASPSSDVEVISLMLAMLQLADVPDVHMDLGHVGIYRGLARAAGLSGEVEQQLFDALQRKAIDEVISLTEGLPADLSGMLRALVDLCGGREVLAAARERLAHAPAPVLAALDDLLAIAERLSVRFPELPLYFDLGELRGYHYHTGVVFAVFVPGVGQSIAQGGRYDDIGADFGRARPATGFSTDLKTLVTLGRAEVELPSGGIWMPDSTDAALWQTVCQLRSEGQRVVQALPGQPLAAAREADCDRQLIQQNGLWQVLPLAS; from the coding sequence ATGGCAACGGTAGACCGCTGGCTGCTGCCAGATGGCATCGAAGAAGTACTGCCACCGGAAGCTACGCGTATCGAAGTAGCGCGTCGGCAGGTGTTGGATCTGTTCCAGAGCTGGGGTTACGAATTCGTCGTTACCCCGCATATCGAGTACCTGGAATCCCTGCTGACCGGCGCGGGCCAGGACCTGGATCTGCGCACCTTCAAGGTTATCGACCCGCAGTCGGGCCGGCAGATGGGCTTTCGTGCTGACATCACCCCGCAGGTAGCGCGTATCGACGCCCACACCCTGCGTCGTGAAGGCCCGAGTCGCCTGTGCTACGCCGGCAGCGTGCTGCACGCCCAGCCGCGCGCCCTGTCGTCTTCGCGCAGTCCGATCCAGCTGGGTGCCGAGTTGTATGGCGATGCCAGCCCGAGCAGCGACGTAGAAGTCATCAGCCTGATGTTGGCCATGCTGCAACTGGCTGACGTGCCGGATGTCCACATGGATCTGGGGCATGTTGGCATCTATCGTGGCTTGGCGCGGGCGGCCGGTTTGTCCGGCGAAGTGGAGCAGCAGTTGTTCGATGCCTTGCAGCGCAAGGCCATCGATGAAGTGATCAGTCTGACCGAAGGCCTGCCGGCCGATCTGTCCGGCATGTTGCGGGCGCTGGTAGACCTCTGCGGAGGTCGCGAAGTGCTGGCCGCTGCCCGCGAACGGCTGGCCCATGCGCCGGCACCTGTACTCGCGGCACTGGACGATTTGCTGGCGATTGCCGAGCGCCTGTCGGTGCGTTTCCCCGAGTTGCCGCTGTATTTCGACCTGGGCGAATTGCGCGGTTATCACTACCACACTGGCGTAGTCTTCGCGGTGTTTGTACCGGGCGTGGGTCAGTCCATCGCTCAGGGTGGTCGCTACGATGATATCGGCGCCGACTTCGGTCGTGCCCGTCCGGCGACCGGCTTCTCTACCGATTTGAAAACCCTGGTGACCCTGGGGCGTGCTGAAGTCGAGCTACCGTCTGGCGGTATCTGGATGCCCGACAGTACGGATGCAGCACTCTGGCAGACGGTCTGCCAGTTGCGCAGTGAGGGTCAGCGTGTCGTCCAGGCCTTGCCTGGGCAGCCTCTGGCCGCCGCCCGTGAAGCGGACTGCGACCGGCAATTGATTCAGCAGAACGGGCTTTGGCAAGTATTGCCGCTGGCTTCTTGA
- the hflC gene encoding protease modulator HflC produces the protein MSNKSLIALIVGVVVAIAAWNCFYIVAQTERAVLLQFGRVVEADVQPGLHVKVPYVNKVRKFDGRLMTLDAPTQRFLTLEKKAVMVDAYAKWRVKDAERFYTATSGLKQIADERLSRRLESGLRDQFGKRTLHEVVSGERDALMADITRSLNAMAEKELGIEVVDVRVKAIDLPKEVNRSVFERMSTEREREAREHRAKGNELAEGIRADADRQRRVLLAEAYRESEELRGDGDAQAASIYANAYGQDQEFYAFYRSLRAYRESFADKSDVLVLDPSSDFFQYLEKSKP, from the coding sequence ATGAGCAATAAATCGCTGATCGCCCTTATTGTCGGTGTCGTCGTGGCGATCGCTGCCTGGAACTGCTTCTACATCGTGGCTCAGACCGAGCGTGCGGTGTTACTGCAATTCGGTCGCGTGGTCGAGGCGGATGTCCAGCCGGGCCTGCATGTGAAGGTGCCGTACGTCAACAAGGTGCGCAAGTTCGATGGCCGCCTGATGACGCTGGATGCGCCGACACAACGCTTCCTGACGCTGGAAAAGAAAGCCGTGATGGTGGACGCCTACGCCAAGTGGCGGGTGAAAGATGCCGAGCGCTTCTACACCGCGACTTCCGGCCTCAAGCAGATCGCCGACGAGCGTCTGTCCCGTCGTCTGGAATCGGGCCTGCGTGACCAGTTCGGTAAGCGCACGCTGCATGAAGTCGTGTCCGGTGAGCGTGATGCGCTCATGGCCGACATCACCCGTTCGCTGAACGCAATGGCGGAAAAAGAGCTGGGTATCGAAGTTGTCGATGTCCGGGTCAAGGCCATCGACCTGCCGAAGGAAGTGAACCGCAGCGTGTTCGAGCGGATGAGTACTGAGCGTGAGCGTGAAGCTCGCGAGCACCGCGCCAAGGGTAACGAGCTGGCTGAAGGCATCCGTGCCGACGCCGATCGCCAACGTCGCGTGTTGCTGGCCGAAGCCTATCGTGAATCGGAAGAGCTGCGTGGTGATGGTGATGCCCAGGCCGCTTCGATCTACGCCAATGCCTACGGCCAGGATCAGGAGTTCTACGCGTTCTACCGTAGCCTGCGTGCCTACCGTGAAAGCTTTGCGGACAAATCCGACGTCCTGGTCCTTGACCCAAGCAGCGACTTCTTCCAGTACCTGGAAAAGTCCAAGCCTTGA
- a CDS encoding adenylosuccinate synthase, producing MGKNVVVLGTQWGDEGKGKIVDLLTEHAAAVVRYQGGHNAGHTLVIDGEKTVLHLIPSGVLREGVQCLIGNGVVVAPDALLREIIKLEEKGVPVRERLRISPSCPLILSYHVALDQAREKARGELKIGTTGRGIGPAYEDKVARRGLRIGDLFHRERFAAKLGELLDYHNFVLVNYYKEPAIDFQKTLDECMEYAELLQPMMLDVTAELHELRRAGKDIMFEGAQGSLLDIDHGTYPYVTSSNTTAGGIATGSGFGPMYLDYILGITKAYTTRVGSGPFPTELFDDVGAFLAKRGHEFGATTGRARRCGWFDAVILRRAIDVNSISGLCLTKLDVLDGLETINICVGYKNQDGAVIDAPTDADSYIGLEPVYEQMPGWTESTVGAKTLEELPVAARNYIKRVEELVGAPIDIISTGPDRNETIVLRHPFA from the coding sequence ATGGGTAAGAATGTCGTAGTCCTGGGCACCCAGTGGGGTGATGAGGGCAAAGGCAAGATCGTTGATCTGCTGACCGAACATGCTGCCGCCGTAGTGCGCTACCAGGGTGGCCACAACGCAGGTCACACCTTGGTGATCGACGGTGAGAAAACCGTTCTGCACCTGATCCCGTCGGGCGTGCTGCGCGAAGGCGTGCAATGCCTGATCGGCAACGGCGTGGTGGTTGCCCCCGACGCCTTGCTGCGGGAAATCATCAAGCTGGAAGAGAAAGGCGTACCGGTGCGCGAGCGCCTGCGTATCAGCCCGTCCTGCCCGCTGATCCTGTCCTATCACGTCGCGCTGGACCAGGCTCGTGAAAAGGCCCGTGGCGAGCTGAAGATCGGCACCACCGGCCGTGGCATCGGCCCGGCCTACGAAGACAAGGTGGCCCGTCGTGGCCTGCGCATCGGTGACCTGTTCCACCGTGAGCGCTTCGCCGCCAAGCTGGGCGAGTTGCTGGACTACCACAACTTTGTTCTGGTCAATTACTACAAAGAGCCGGCCATCGATTTCCAGAAGACCCTGGACGAGTGCATGGAATACGCCGAGTTGCTCCAGCCGATGATGCTCGACGTCACTGCCGAGTTGCACGAGCTGCGTCGCGCGGGCAAGGACATCATGTTCGAAGGCGCCCAGGGTTCGCTGCTGGACATCGATCACGGTACCTATCCGTACGTCACCAGTTCCAACACCACTGCCGGCGGCATCGCCACCGGTTCGGGTTTTGGACCGATGTACCTGGATTACATCCTGGGTATCACCAAGGCCTACACCACTCGCGTCGGTTCGGGTCCGTTCCCGACCGAGCTGTTCGATGACGTCGGTGCGTTCCTGGCCAAGCGTGGTCATGAGTTCGGCGCCACCACCGGTCGTGCCCGTCGTTGCGGCTGGTTCGATGCCGTCATCCTGCGTCGCGCTATTGATGTCAACAGCATCTCGGGCCTGTGCCTGACCAAGCTGGACGTGCTGGACGGCCTGGAAACCATCAATATCTGCGTGGGTTACAAGAACCAGGACGGCGCGGTTATCGACGCACCGACCGACGCTGACAGCTACATCGGCCTTGAGCCGGTGTACGAGCAGATGCCAGGCTGGACCGAATCGACCGTCGGCGCCAAGACCCTGGAAGAGCTGCCAGTGGCGGCCCGCAACTACATCAAGCGCGTTGAAGAGTTGGTCGGTGCGCCGATTGACATTATTTCGACGGGACCGGACCGCAACGAAACCATCGTTCTGCGTCATCCTTTTGCCTGA
- the hflX gene encoding ribosome rescue GTPase HflX, translating into MFFERHGGGERAILVHLDGQDPEAREDPQEFQELALSAGAETVAFFNVPRHRPTAKYLIGSGKVEELRDLVKTEQVDLVIFNHILTPSQERNLERVFECRVIDRTGLILDIFAQRARTHEGKLQVELAQLEHMSTRLVRGWTHLERQKGGIGLRGPGETQLETDRRLLRVRLRQIKGRLEKVRSQREQSRRGRKRADIPTVSLVGYTNAGKSTLFNNVTQSDVYAADQLFATLDPTLRRLDLDDLGPIVLADTVGFIRHLPHKLVEAFRATLEESSNSDLLLHVIDAAEPDRMLQIEQVMVVLGEIGAQDLPILEVYNKLDLLEGVEPQIQRDADGKPQRVWLSARDGSGLDLLKQAVAELLGNDLFVGTLKLPQRFARLRAQFFELGAVQKEEHDEEGICLLAVRLPRAELNRLVSREGLQPMEFIEQHTLQ; encoded by the coding sequence TTGTTCTTTGAGCGCCACGGTGGGGGTGAGCGGGCCATTCTCGTTCACTTGGATGGACAAGACCCTGAGGCGCGCGAAGATCCGCAGGAGTTTCAGGAATTGGCACTTTCGGCCGGCGCCGAGACCGTCGCGTTTTTTAACGTGCCGCGTCATCGGCCAACCGCCAAATACCTGATAGGCAGCGGCAAGGTCGAGGAATTGCGCGACCTGGTCAAAACCGAACAGGTCGACCTGGTGATTTTCAATCACATTCTCACGCCCAGTCAGGAGCGTAACCTCGAACGTGTGTTCGAGTGTCGCGTGATCGACCGCACAGGGCTGATTCTCGACATCTTCGCCCAACGCGCCCGTACCCATGAAGGCAAGCTCCAGGTCGAACTGGCCCAGCTTGAACACATGAGTACGCGGCTGGTTCGTGGCTGGACCCACCTTGAGCGGCAGAAGGGCGGTATCGGTCTGCGCGGTCCGGGTGAGACCCAGCTGGAAACCGACCGGCGTCTGCTGCGGGTTCGCCTGCGCCAGATCAAGGGGCGCCTGGAAAAGGTCCGCAGTCAGCGTGAGCAATCACGACGCGGCCGCAAGCGTGCTGATATCCCGACGGTTTCACTGGTGGGTTATACCAACGCCGGTAAATCGACGCTGTTCAATAACGTGACCCAATCCGACGTCTACGCCGCCGACCAGTTGTTCGCCACGCTCGATCCGACCCTGCGCCGGCTCGATCTGGACGACCTCGGGCCGATTGTGCTGGCCGACACCGTGGGCTTCATTCGGCACCTGCCGCATAAGCTGGTCGAGGCTTTTCGGGCTACGCTCGAAGAGTCGAGCAACTCCGACCTGCTGCTGCACGTGATCGATGCCGCCGAGCCGGACCGGATGCTGCAGATCGAGCAGGTCATGGTGGTGCTGGGCGAGATCGGAGCCCAGGACTTGCCGATCCTTGAGGTATACAACAAACTCGATTTGCTCGAAGGCGTGGAGCCGCAGATCCAGCGCGATGCCGATGGCAAACCGCAGCGGGTCTGGTTATCGGCCCGCGACGGTTCTGGTCTGGATCTGCTCAAGCAGGCCGTGGCGGAGCTATTGGGCAACGACCTGTTTGTCGGCACGCTGAAGTTGCCGCAACGTTTTGCCCGGCTGCGGGCCCAGTTCTTTGAACTCGGAGCGGTGCAGAAAGAAGAACATGATGAAGAAGGCATCTGCCTGCTGGCGGTTCGCCTGCCTCGGGCGGAGCTCAATCGACTGGTCAGTCGCGAAGGGCTGCAGCCGATGGAATTCATCGAGCAACACACTTTGCAATAA
- a CDS encoding methyl-accepting chemotaxis protein — MSAVLSLLQSRLLRPVFVTLGVALLVQVLVAVALTRSTVTALEADLEARLGGDSQKLSGELEQAGREVTSSLDSLSSSTRQRLTAGLSTRLKDEQAQLRATLEKSLKDSANDMAQLLASVAPRAMWDSDVPALSEFARRAQRNPNVLFVIYDDATGQHLTRYLNRQNPINKALLEKGKGDRALDKVLDAAKNDPSVYYLEASISPNGVEIGKVLMGVSTASVEADLKALDQRFSALIASGDQLVGDSLKGAAADSATAMRGRLESAQATATQMQVNTATTVQDAAGTLRWRIGLGLALVGFGVLVLLAVVLGRRVVNRLKLLITAMNDLAAGEGDLTKRVQINSKDEIGDMASAVNRFVDKLQPIVREAGDVAQRTGVEIGAMTLRNSGADAAAGMQRDEVAESLRALSQMADEAQSESQAMQAALQQVVEIRKATDENTRTSAKVGGLIEALAGQVDTGAKVIERLAQQSEQIEVVLTVIHGIAEQTNLLALNAAIEAARAGETGRGFAVVADEVRALASKTQSSTGDIQAHIVALQQGAREAVAAIGQAGRQASEGLLVLRDSARLQQSVQTSVERVHAAIGLATQAAAHQAQGAQAVRGRVETIHAQAEKAAQAVVETTASGKILDSLAAQLKASLGQFRA, encoded by the coding sequence GTGTCGGCCGTTCTCTCATTGTTACAAAGCCGCCTGTTGCGGCCCGTATTCGTTACTCTCGGTGTCGCCCTTTTGGTGCAGGTCCTGGTGGCTGTCGCGCTGACGCGAAGCACGGTCACTGCGCTGGAGGCCGATCTAGAGGCTCGGCTCGGGGGCGACAGTCAGAAATTGTCTGGCGAACTGGAGCAGGCCGGGCGTGAAGTCACCTCAAGCCTGGACAGCTTGTCTTCCAGCACCCGCCAGCGTCTCACCGCCGGTTTATCCACACGTTTGAAGGATGAGCAGGCGCAGTTGCGCGCGACGCTGGAAAAGTCGCTCAAGGATTCCGCCAATGATATGGCGCAGCTTCTGGCTTCGGTCGCGCCGCGCGCCATGTGGGACAGCGACGTGCCGGCCCTCTCTGAGTTTGCCCGTCGGGCCCAGCGCAATCCCAACGTACTCTTCGTCATTTATGACGACGCCACCGGCCAGCACCTGACCCGCTACCTGAATCGGCAAAACCCGATCAACAAGGCTTTGCTGGAAAAAGGCAAGGGCGATCGAGCGCTGGACAAGGTGCTGGATGCGGCGAAGAACGATCCCTCGGTGTATTACCTTGAAGCATCGATCAGCCCCAACGGCGTAGAGATCGGCAAGGTGTTGATGGGGGTTTCCACGGCCTCCGTTGAAGCCGATCTGAAGGCGCTGGACCAACGCTTCTCGGCCCTGATAGCCAGTGGTGATCAGTTGGTCGGGGATAGCCTCAAGGGTGCGGCAGCCGACAGTGCCACTGCGATGCGCGGGCGCCTGGAATCGGCTCAGGCCACGGCCACGCAAATGCAGGTCAACACCGCCACCACCGTCCAGGACGCTGCGGGCACTTTGCGCTGGCGCATCGGTCTGGGCCTGGCGCTGGTGGGGTTTGGCGTGCTGGTGCTGCTGGCTGTGGTGTTGGGGCGCCGAGTAGTCAATCGCTTGAAGCTGTTGATTACCGCGATGAACGATCTGGCGGCAGGCGAGGGCGACTTGACCAAGCGCGTGCAAATCAACAGCAAGGACGAAATCGGCGACATGGCCTCGGCGGTCAATCGTTTTGTGGATAAGTTGCAGCCTATTGTGCGGGAAGCGGGTGATGTGGCCCAGCGTACGGGCGTGGAAATCGGTGCCATGACCTTGCGCAACTCCGGTGCTGATGCAGCGGCCGGGATGCAGCGTGATGAAGTGGCCGAGAGCCTGCGGGCGTTATCGCAGATGGCCGACGAAGCGCAATCGGAAAGCCAGGCGATGCAGGCTGCCTTGCAGCAGGTGGTGGAGATTCGCAAGGCCACCGACGAAAACACTCGTACATCGGCCAAGGTTGGCGGTTTGATCGAGGCACTGGCCGGGCAGGTCGATACGGGGGCGAAAGTCATCGAGCGGCTGGCGCAGCAGAGCGAGCAGATCGAAGTGGTGCTCACCGTCATTCACGGCATTGCCGAACAAACCAACCTGCTGGCCCTGAACGCGGCCATCGAAGCGGCGCGGGCCGGGGAAACCGGGCGCGGGTTCGCGGTGGTGGCGGACGAGGTGCGGGCGCTGGCGAGCAAGACACAGAGTTCGACCGGCGACATCCAGGCTCACATCGTGGCGCTGCAGCAGGGCGCGCGCGAGGCGGTGGCCGCCATCGGCCAGGCCGGGCGCCAGGCCAGTGAAGGGTTGTTGGTGCTGCGTGACAGCGCGCGCTTGCAGCAGTCGGTACAGACCTCCGTAGAGCGGGTGCATGCGGCCATCGGCTTGGCGACGCAAGCGGCGGCCCATCAGGCTCAAGGCGCGCAAGCGGTACGCGGGCGGGTGGAAACCATTCACGCCCAGGCCGAGAAAGCGGCTCAGGCCGTGGTCGAGACCACGGCCAGCGGCAAGATATTGGATAGTTTGGCGGCGCAGTTGAAGGCGAGCCTGGGGCAGTTCAGGGCTTGA
- the hfq gene encoding RNA chaperone Hfq, which produces MSKGHSLQDPYLNTLRKEKVGVSIYLVNGIKLQGQIESFDQFVILLKNTVSQMVYKHAISTVVPVRAIRLPSATESEAGDAEPGNA; this is translated from the coding sequence ATGTCAAAAGGGCATTCGCTACAAGACCCTTACTTGAACACTTTACGTAAAGAGAAAGTTGGGGTGTCCATCTATCTGGTCAACGGGATCAAACTGCAAGGCCAGATCGAGTCTTTCGACCAGTTCGTCATCCTTCTGAAAAACACCGTCAGCCAGATGGTCTACAAGCACGCGATCTCGACAGTAGTGCCCGTCCGAGCGATTCGTCTGCCTAGCGCGACCGAATCCGAAGCCGGTGATGCTGAACCGGGTAACGCTTGA
- the miaA gene encoding tRNA (adenosine(37)-N6)-dimethylallyltransferase MiaA, which translates to MSQLPPAIFLMGPTAAGKTDLAIELTKVLPCELISVDSALVYRGMDIGTAKPSKELLAEFPHRLIDILDPAEAYSAADFRRDALQAMAEITARGKIPLLVGGTMLYYKALVEGLADMPAADPSVRAQIEEEAARLGWQALHEQLAVIDPESAARIHPNDPQRLSRALEVYRVSGQSMTALRQRQSAQSTEAAASGMQQLPYTVANLAIAPANRQVLHRRIEQRFTLMLEQGFIDEVVALRERSDLHAGLPSIRAVGYRQVWDYLDGKLTLAEMQERGIIATRQLAKRQFTWLRSWTDLHWLDSLDCDNLPRALKYLGTISILS; encoded by the coding sequence ATGAGCCAATTACCTCCTGCGATCTTTCTGATGGGGCCAACCGCTGCCGGTAAGACCGACCTGGCCATTGAATTGACCAAAGTACTGCCCTGCGAGCTGATCAGCGTCGATTCGGCCTTGGTCTACCGGGGTATGGATATCGGCACCGCCAAGCCGTCAAAAGAGCTGCTGGCTGAGTTCCCACACCGACTGATCGACATCCTGGATCCGGCCGAGGCTTACTCGGCAGCGGATTTTCGCCGCGATGCCCTTCAGGCCATGGCCGAAATCACCGCCAGAGGCAAGATTCCGCTGCTGGTGGGCGGCACGATGCTGTATTACAAGGCCCTGGTCGAGGGGTTGGCGGATATGCCGGCAGCCGATCCCAGCGTGCGTGCGCAGATCGAAGAAGAGGCTGCACGCCTTGGCTGGCAAGCTTTGCACGAACAATTGGCGGTCATCGACCCGGAGTCGGCAGCGCGTATTCACCCCAACGACCCGCAGCGGCTCAGTCGGGCGCTGGAGGTTTATCGGGTCAGCGGTCAGAGCATGACCGCTCTGCGACAGCGACAATCTGCGCAAAGTACTGAAGCAGCCGCTTCGGGAATGCAACAATTGCCCTATACTGTCGCCAATCTGGCCATCGCTCCGGCGAACCGGCAAGTGCTTCATCGGCGAATTGAACAAAGATTCACATTAATGTTGGAACAGGGATTCATAGACGAGGTCGTAGCCCTGCGTGAGCGAAGTGACCTGCATGCCGGGTTGCCGTCTATACGTGCGGTGGGCTATCGACAAGTCTGGGACTATCTTGACGGCAAGCTGACGTTAGCCGAGATGCAGGAGCGTGGAATCATTGCCACGCGCCAATTGGCGAAACGCCAGTTCACCTGGCTGCGCAGCTGGACTGACCTGCACTGGCTTGACAGTCTCGATTGCGACAATCTGCCACGCGCCTTGAAATACCTTGGGACCATCTCCATATTGAGCTGA
- the hflK gene encoding FtsH protease activity modulator HflK, with amino-acid sequence MAWNEPGGNSNNQDPWGGKRRNNGDRKGPPDLDEAFRKLQESLNGLFGGGKKRGDDGGGRSGKGGGFGLLGIGLVVLAAVWLYSAVYVVDEQEQAVVLRFGKYYETVGPGLNIYFPPIDKKFMENVTRERAYTKQGQMLTEDENIVEVPLTVQYKISNLQDFVLNVDQPEISLQHATESALRHVVGSTAMDQVLTEGRELMASEIKERLQRFLDTYRTGITVTQVNVQSAAAPREVQEAFDDVIRAREDEQRSRNQAETYANGVVPEARGQAQRIIEDANGYRDEVVSRAKGEADRFTKLVAEYRKAPEVTRERLYLDTMQEVFSNTSKVLVTGNKNGQSNLLYLPLDKMVEGGRKTGTPPSSTAAAGNEANARAAEQQQQQARTRESR; translated from the coding sequence ATGGCTTGGAATGAGCCGGGTGGCAACTCGAATAATCAGGATCCCTGGGGTGGCAAACGTCGTAACAACGGCGACCGCAAGGGACCGCCGGATCTCGACGAGGCCTTCCGAAAGCTGCAGGAAAGCCTGAACGGTTTGTTCGGTGGTGGTAAGAAACGCGGTGACGATGGGGGTGGTCGTTCGGGCAAGGGCGGCGGTTTCGGCCTGCTCGGCATCGGTCTCGTCGTGCTCGCAGCTGTCTGGCTGTATAGCGCGGTTTATGTCGTGGACGAGCAGGAGCAGGCTGTAGTGCTGCGCTTTGGCAAGTACTACGAAACTGTCGGGCCGGGCCTGAATATCTATTTCCCGCCGATCGACAAGAAGTTCATGGAAAACGTCACGCGTGAGCGTGCCTACACCAAGCAGGGCCAGATGCTCACTGAAGACGAAAACATCGTCGAAGTGCCGCTGACCGTGCAATACAAGATCTCCAATCTGCAAGACTTCGTCCTGAACGTCGACCAGCCGGAAATCAGCCTGCAGCACGCAACTGAAAGCGCCTTGCGCCATGTGGTGGGCTCCACCGCCATGGATCAGGTGCTGACAGAAGGTCGTGAGTTGATGGCCAGCGAAATCAAGGAGCGCCTGCAACGGTTCCTCGACACCTATCGCACCGGTATCACCGTTACCCAGGTCAACGTTCAGAGCGCAGCGGCACCGCGTGAAGTCCAGGAAGCCTTCGATGACGTGATCCGTGCCCGTGAAGACGAGCAGCGTTCGCGTAACCAGGCCGAGACCTACGCCAACGGCGTCGTGCCGGAAGCCCGTGGTCAGGCCCAGCGCATCATTGAAGATGCCAACGGTTATCGCGACGAAGTGGTTTCCCGTGCCAAGGGTGAGGCGGACCGCTTCACCAAGCTGGTGGCCGAGTACCGCAAGGCGCCTGAAGTGACCCGCGAGCGTCTCTATCTGGACACCATGCAGGAAGTCTTCAGCAACACCAGCAAGGTCCTCGTGACCGGCAACAAGAACGGCCAGAGCAATCTGCTGTACTTGCCGCTGGACAAGATGGTCGAAGGCGGTCGTAAAACCGGCACGCCGCCGTCCAGCACGGCCGCCGCCGGCAATGAAGCCAATGCCCGCGCGGCGGAGCAGCAGCAACAGCAAGCACGTACCAGGGAGAGTCGCTGA